GCACCACGATGGCCTTGCCCTTGCCGTAGCGGTGGGCGACGACCACGGGGAGGTCCGAGCCGTCGGTCGTCTTCATCAGCACGGTGGCGCCCGGCTTCACCTCGCCCACGCCCATCAGGCTGATCAGCTCGGGGGCCTTGGCCCACGACTGCGTCACGCCCTGGAATGCGGGGTGCGCCCGCCCCTCGGGCGTGAGCTCCACCTGGAAGCGGCGCTCCACGTACGACGCCGTCCGCAGGAGCTCGACGGGCAGCACCCGGGCCAGCGGCGTGCTGCCGAAGCCCTCGGTGCCGAAGCTGCTCTTGCCGCCCAGCAGCAGCACGGCGCCGCCCTGCTCGACCAGCGCGGCGATCGTCGCGAGCTGCTCGGGCGAGAAGAAGGTGTGCGGCACGTCGCCGATGATGATCGCCTTCAGGCGCTGAAGCTCGGCCGGCGCCATCGTAGCGATGCGGGCCGAGTCGGCCGGGTTCGTGCCCTGCACCGACATCTTGCCGGGCGCCGTGCGAATCACGGCCGTGTGCTCGACGTTCTTGTAGGCCGCCAGCACGCGGCTCAGGAACTTGAACTCCCATCGCGGTCGGGCCTCGATGTAGAGCACCCGCGACACGGGGTCGGCCACGAACACGGGCATCGGCTTCTCGTTGTTCGCCTTGTTCGCCTCAGCGGGGTCGGCCGGCACGCGCACGGTGTAGACGAATTGCCCCGGGCTGGTGGGCTTGAGTTTCATGGAAACCTGCCGCTCGGGGCGGTCGGGACTCAACGCGACCGCCGACGTGGCAATGACCTCGTTGTCGAGCAGCAGCTCGACGGGCACGCTGCGCGCGCCGAACCCCTTCATCCCAACGGTCACCGTGACGTCGGAGGTGTGGCCGACGACGATGCGCTTGTCATGCGAGACAGCGACGATGGAGAGGTCGGATTCCTTCTCCTTGATTTCCTTGGGCTTAGGGCGGCCGAAGCCGACGGCGAAGATGGGCGCCTCGAGCTCCTTCGCGGCCACCTGCGGGTCGCTGCCCGTGTTGTCGCGCCCGTCCGACAGCAGCACGACGCCGGCCAGGTCCTCGCCCTTGAGCTCGTCGCGAAGCTGGGAGAGCGCCATGCCCAGGCTGGTGCCCGTGCCGGTGGCCTTCTCGAGGCTGTCGAGCGCCTCGGGCTTCAGCCGCGAGAGGCCGGTGGCGAACTCGAAGAGGTCCACCGTCGCCTTCTCGCCCAGCTTCTCGATGAGCTTCGACTCGCGCAGGGCGTCGAGCGCCTCCCGCAGACGCGGCCTGTCGCGGCCCGCATCCACCACGCTCATGCTGCCCGACGTGTCGAGCAGCACGGCCACGTGGGGCTTGATCTCCTCGGTCTTTGTGAACGTAATGCTTGGCTGAACAAGGAGATACACGATCATGGCGAGTGCGCCGAGCCTGAGGATCACAATGGCCGCCGATGTGAGCGTGAAGGGCAGCAACTCGCGCCACACCAGGGCGAACGAGCCGGCCAGCGCCATCACCACGCCGACCACGGCGAGCCAGGTGAGCGTCTGACCCCACGGATAGTCAAGCGTCCAATGCACTTACGCGTCCCTCACAGGACCGGATGCACCGGCGTCTCCGGTTGCTTCATCATGCCCGGCCAGTCGGGGGGCTCCACCGCATCGTCCGTCAGCAGGTCTGAGCCGAACCAGCCGGCCACGAAGTCGGCAAGCTCCACGACGTTGAGATTGAGCCTCACGTTGAGGCCCCAGGCGATCCAGAGGCCGACACAGTACTTGTCTGCGAGCTGGGTGCCTGGGGCTGGCTTGATGGAAGTGTCGTATTCCCTTGTGGTTGTGAATGGGCCTTTGGTCTCGATTCGAGGCGGCGCCCCGGCCCACTCCAGGCTGCGGACGAAGGGCACGCCCTGGCCCTGCTCGAGCTCCGAGCCGGCGGCCGTGTAGCGCCCGTGCCAGCCGATGGCGAAAATCGTCTGGTTATCGCCTCCGGCGACGACGAAGTAATCAGTGACCTTGAGCCGGACGTAAGGCAGCGGCCCTGCGAAGCCGGCGCTCGCGTCGAAGCAGTCCGCAAAGTCCATCCACCGCTTCGCCAGGAAGCTGTCCTTAGGGGCGAAGCAGCCTGATGCAGCAAGGCTAAGCGCAACGAGCGCAAGCGCTTGCGATACCATGGCCGATGGCTTCATCGCTTCTCCTTCCCGATCTCGCCCGGCCGGCTGGGCTGCCAGTAGTCATCGCCCACGAGGTCGAGGCCGAACCAGCCCGTGAGAAAGTCGCCCAGTTCCACGAGATTGAAGTCGAGCCTGAACGCAACGAGGACCGTGGCCGCGAGGCCGGCCCAGCAACGCTCGGCTATCATCCCCCCGGGTCCTGGTTGCGCGGTGTCATAGGTGCGCGTGGTGCGCGCGAGCCACTGGGTGTGGACAGCGGTGCGCGCGACCTCCTCGTGGTTGCGATAGACGGGCAAGCCGGCATAGACGCCTACGCCCGATCCCGCCGCGCGGTACCGGCCCCGCCAGCCCGTGGTGACTGGCTGGGCGTAGCCGTTGCCGAGGACGAAGTAATCCGTAAGCTTCAGCCGGACATAGAGATGCGGCATCAGCAGACCGCGCCAGCGCGGCTGGCTCTCGGGCACCGGGATCGCCTGGCCGCCGGGGTCCATCGCGTAGCCGGTGGCCTTGGGGAACAGGAAGGGCGCAACGGGCCAGCCGAGGCCGACCTCGGCGTGAACGCAGTCGCCCAAGTCGGCCCCGCGTTGGGCGAAGTACCTGCCGACCGGCCCCGAGCACCCAAGGGCTGCCAGGCAGAGCAGGGGGACGGGAATGAGCGAGCGAATGATCACTTGTCGACTCCGGTGTTCGTTTTTCGCATGGCCTCGGCCCTCACTGGGCCACGCCGGGGTTGCGCTGGCGCAGGACCTCGAAGAGCGGGAGCTTCATGCCGCCGGCCTTGGCCGCGCGGCTCAGGAGGTTGCCGAAGAAGGACTCGAGGACGAAGAGGAGGAGGGCCAGCTTGAAGAGGGTGGGCCAGGCCTTCTCCTCCTCGCGCGACTTCTTGACCTCCTCGACGACGTCGCGCTTGGGCCCCTCGACAAAGCGGATCATGCCCGAGGGCGCGGCCGCGATGATCTTGTCGGGGTCCTCCATCGTGATGACGGATTCCTTGACGTCGAGGTTGACGCCGAAGCCGCCGCTATTCGTGAAGGCGGGATCGGCGGCAACCTGGTAGAGGCCGGGCAGATCGGTCTCCTTGAACACGCACTCGGCGTAGCCGCCCTGGAGCACGGGCGGCGGCAGCACGATGCGGCGGCCGGTGGGGTCGGTGACCACGATGCGCTCGCGGTACTGGGCGGTGAGGGCCTGGAACTTGACCGGCTCGCGGAGGCGGAAGGCGGCGCCCTGGACGTCGGCGCCGGCGAGGTAGTAGATCACCTGGTGCACCCAGGGCAGGTAGGCGCGGCGGAGGGGGAAGTTGTTCCAGTCGGCGTCGGCCGTGCTGGTGAAGAGCAGGACCTTGCCTTTGCCGAACGCGCCCTCGACCAGGGCGGGCTGGCCGTTGGTGAACGAGAGCAGGACGGCGGCGCCGGGCTTGAGCGAGGCGCGGTTCGCGCCCACGCACAGGAAGAAGCGGGCCGAGCGGAGATCGAGGGGGGTCTTGAAGAGAGGGTGCCCTTCGCGCTGCTCGCCGAACTCGAAGGCTTGGCGCCTGGTCGGGTCGCCGACGGGCTGGCCGAGGGTGATGGGGAGGAACTTCCAGTCGTTATAGTGCGCGGCGTTGACCTTGCCGCCGAGGAAGACCCAGAGGTTGCCGCCCTCGCGGAGGAAGTTTTCGATCTTCACCTGGTCGGAGCCGTCGAGCGCGGGCACGTTGCACAGGATGAGGGTGCGGAAGTCGTCGAGCTTGGCGGCCGGCAGCTCGGCGGCGGTGATGATGCGGGCGTCCACCGGCGCGGGGCCTTCGTCGCCTGGGGCCGTCACGAGGCCGGTCGCCGGGCTCAGGGCGTTGCCCAGATAGAAGGTCTCGCCCAGGGCAGCCACAGCCGAGGGGTCGCCGTCCACCACGAGCACCTTCGAGCGCTCGCCGATCTTGGCGGTGAAGTAGTGCTGGTCGTCAATCGCCAGGGCGTCCTCCTGGAGGCTCACGGTGCAGCGATAGGTGCCGGCGCCGCCCAGGCGCGTGGTGAGGGTGACCGGCACGGGGGCGCCGGGGCGGACGGCGAAGGTCTCCTGGACCACGGGCTTGCCGTTGACGCTGAGGGTGGCGACGCCGCCCGGCGAGCCGGCGCCCACGGCCCACACTTGTGCGGTGACGGTGCACTGCTCGGGGCCGGAGCCGGCGACGGCGACCGATTCGATGAAGCAGTTGGGCGAGCCCTTGTGGCCGTAGCTGGTGAGGTAGAGCGTGGCATCGGTCTGCACGGTCTTGAGGAAGTTGCTCTTGAGGGTGGCTTCCCAGGCGGAGGCCTGGAGGTCGGTGAGGAGGTGGATCTCGCGGCGGCGGCGCTTCTCCTTCTCGTCGCCGGGGGCCTTGGGCGCCGGCTCCTTGGCGTCCTTGGGCGCGGCGGCGGCCGCCCCGCTGGCCTTGTTGGCCAGGCGCAGGGCCTCGCGCAGCGCGGGGTCGAGGTTGGTGCCGAGCACGGAGAGCTTGGCCTGCCGCAGGGCCGCCTTGGCGCGTTCGTGGTCGGACGTGAAGTCGGGCAGGAGCGGCTCGACCTGCTCGTTGGCGAGCAGCGCGATCACCTCGTCGCCGGGCTTCAGGGTGCCGAGGAGGCCGATGGCGGCCTCGCGGGCCTGTTCGAAGCGGCTCCGGCCCTTGTCTATGTAGCCCATCGAGTAGGAGTTGTCGAGCACGATGACCATCGAGACCGGGGCGTCGGGGAGCACGTCGGTCTGCTCCCTGGTGCGGGTGCACTTGGCCATGCCGAGGGCGATGAGAAGGATGAGAGCCATGCGCAGAAGCATGAGGAGGATGTTCTTGAGGCGGGTGCGGCGGACGGCTTTGCGCTGGCAGGCTTTGAGGAAGCGGATGCAGGGGAAGTCCACGATCCGGGCCGTCGGGCTCTGGAGCATGTGGATGATGACGGGGATGCTGAGCGCGGCGAGCCCCGCATACACGAAACTCCAGACGGCGGGCGTGAAGCCCCACATGGGAAACCCTCAGGCTGCCATGCGGATTGCGGCTTGCGGCTTGCGGGTTGAGCGCCTGAGGCCGCCGGCAACAATCCGATCCGGAATCCGAAATCCGGCCACGCTTCGGCCGAACGAAGCAGAGTTTGCAGTGCGGCCTTCAGGCCGTATCTTCAACGTCGAGTACGGGCTAAAGCCCGCACTACGAACTGCCTCGCCCTCTGAGGCGCGTGCCTGAGGCCCCACTTCATTCGGCGGAAGTGTTACGAAATCCGAGATCATCTGACCTTCTCCCTTCGGCTCAGGTATGCGCTCAGGAAGGTCGCGTGCGGGGTGTGGGTGTTGATCGTCACGTAGTCAATGTTGTTCTCGTAGCAGGCGCGCTTGTACTGGTTGATGAAGGCGTCGAGTTCCTTCGCATAGTCGTCCTTGAGGTCCTTGGGCGCGATGCGGATCTTCTCGGCGGTCTCCATGTCGCGGAAGGTGGAGACCTTCTCGAAGGGGAAGTTGAGTTCGTCGTTGTCGAGCACGTGGAGCACGACGACGTCGTGGCGCTTCTGGCGGAAGTGGGCGAGGCCCTTGATGACGGCCTCGGGCTCGTCCATGAGGTCGGAGATGACGACGATGAGGCCGCGCCGCTTGATCAGCTCGGCCATGCCGTGGAGCGCGACGGCGGTGTTGGTGCGCTTCTGCGGCGTCACGCGGGCCAGGGCGTCGAGCATGGCCCGCAGGTGGGTGAGGGACGAGCGGGGCGGGAAGTAGTCCTCGATCTTCTCGCCGAAGAGGACCATGCCGGCGCAGTCGGCCTGCTTGATCACCACGTAGGCCAGGCCGGCGGCCAGGTGGCAGGCGTAGTCGTACTTCGACACGCCGTTCGAGCGGTAGGCCATGGAGGCCGAGGTGTCTACGAGGATGTAGGCCTTGAGGTTGGTGCTCTCCTCGTAGCGCTTGATGTAGTAGCGCTCGGTGCGGGCGTAGACGCGCCAGTCGAGGCGTTTGAGGTCGTCGCCCTTGACGTACTGGCGGTGGTCGGCGAACTCGGTGGAGAGGCCCTTGTAGGGGCTGCGGTGGGAGCCGGTCATGGCGCCCTCGACGAGCGCGCGCGAGGTCACCGAGCAGTGCTGGAGCTGGCGCAGCGCATCGGGGTCGAGGAACCTGGAGCTATCGGCCTTCGCGGTTCGCATAGGCTACCGGCTCACTGACGGGGGACGAATGGATGGTTGGATGATTGGATGAATGACACAGACGGAACAGAAAGGCGGCCCCGCGCCTTCATTCATCCACTCATTCATTCACCCATCCTCGCCTATCTCGCCAACACGGCCACGGCCCCTCCCTCGAACAGTATAGCGCCCTGAGGCGTGAGTTTCACGAGCGTGGCGCCGTTGAGCCGCTCGCCCTCGGCCAGGTTGACGGGCCGGCGGGCCGGCTCGTCGGCGAAAGCGATGAGGGCGGCCAGCGGCTTCACGCCGCCGATGGCCTTGAGCTGGAACTTCCGGGGGAGCTTGAGGGTCTCGTTGAGGTAGGCCCGGATCGAGCGGCTGTCGCCCGCGAGGCTGGTCGAGCGCAGCGAGTAGACCTGGCGCGGAAGGTCGGGCTGGGCCTTCAGGGCGGCCGTGGCGTAGGCGAACGGCTTGCCCCAGGGGTCCACGAGCATCTCGGGCGGGGCCAGCTTGGCCTTGGCCAGGGCCTCGAGGGTCTCAGGGTACTCCACGTGGGCCACCCAGTAGCGGCGGAGGGCCGCGTCGAGCT
The Planctomycetota bacterium DNA segment above includes these coding regions:
- a CDS encoding type II secretion system protein GspG; this encodes MVQTRFSGCLVAMALAWAAAAAAAGAPDDLAPFLAVHQKATALAEKKDWAEAAKAYAAFAAANEGDPCAPLAWALQGILLRRELNQPDKAREALLRAAKAPNTPFGQATAELARGWLARLQMEQLDAALRRYWVAHVEYPETLEALAKAKLAPPEMLVDPWGKPFAYATAALKAQPDLPRQVYSLRSTSLAGDSRSIRAYLNETLKLPRKFQLKAIGGVKPLAALIAFADEPARRPVNLAEGERLNGATLVKLTPQGAILFEGGAVAVLAR
- a CDS encoding VWA domain-containing protein, which translates into the protein MWGFTPAVWSFVYAGLAALSIPVIIHMLQSPTARIVDFPCIRFLKACQRKAVRRTRLKNILLMLLRMALILLIALGMAKCTRTREQTDVLPDAPVSMVIVLDNSYSMGYIDKGRSRFEQAREAAIGLLGTLKPGDEVIALLANEQVEPLLPDFTSDHERAKAALRQAKLSVLGTNLDPALREALRLANKASGAAAAAPKDAKEPAPKAPGDEKEKRRRREIHLLTDLQASAWEATLKSNFLKTVQTDATLYLTSYGHKGSPNCFIESVAVAGSGPEQCTVTAQVWAVGAGSPGGVATLSVNGKPVVQETFAVRPGAPVPVTLTTRLGGAGTYRCTVSLQEDALAIDDQHYFTAKIGERSKVLVVDGDPSAVAALGETFYLGNALSPATGLVTAPGDEGPAPVDARIITAAELPAAKLDDFRTLILCNVPALDGSDQVKIENFLREGGNLWVFLGGKVNAAHYNDWKFLPITLGQPVGDPTRRQAFEFGEQREGHPLFKTPLDLRSARFFLCVGANRASLKPGAAVLLSFTNGQPALVEGAFGKGKVLLFTSTADADWNNFPLRRAYLPWVHQVIYYLAGADVQGAAFRLREPVKFQALTAQYRERIVVTDPTGRRIVLPPPVLQGGYAECVFKETDLPGLYQVAADPAFTNSGGFGVNLDVKESVITMEDPDKIIAAAPSGMIRFVEGPKRDVVEEVKKSREEEKAWPTLFKLALLLFVLESFFGNLLSRAAKAGGMKLPLFEVLRQRNPGVAQ
- a CDS encoding DUF58 domain-containing protein produces the protein MRTAKADSSRFLDPDALRQLQHCSVTSRALVEGAMTGSHRSPYKGLSTEFADHRQYVKGDDLKRLDWRVYARTERYYIKRYEESTNLKAYILVDTSASMAYRSNGVSKYDYACHLAAGLAYVVIKQADCAGMVLFGEKIEDYFPPRSSLTHLRAMLDALARVTPQKRTNTAVALHGMAELIKRRGLIVVISDLMDEPEAVIKGLAHFRQKRHDVVVLHVLDNDELNFPFEKVSTFRDMETAEKIRIAPKDLKDDYAKELDAFINQYKRACYENNIDYVTINTHTPHATFLSAYLSRREKVR
- a CDS encoding glutamine amidotransferase, translated to MHWTLDYPWGQTLTWLAVVGVVMALAGSFALVWRELLPFTLTSAAIVILRLGALAMIVYLLVQPSITFTKTEEIKPHVAVLLDTSGSMSVVDAGRDRPRLREALDALRESKLIEKLGEKATVDLFEFATGLSRLKPEALDSLEKATGTGTSLGMALSQLRDELKGEDLAGVVLLSDGRDNTGSDPQVAAKELEAPIFAVGFGRPKPKEIKEKESDLSIVAVSHDKRIVVGHTSDVTVTVGMKGFGARSVPVELLLDNEVIATSAVALSPDRPERQVSMKLKPTSPGQFVYTVRVPADPAEANKANNEKPMPVFVADPVSRVLYIEARPRWEFKFLSRVLAAYKNVEHTAVIRTAPGKMSVQGTNPADSARIATMAPAELQRLKAIIIGDVPHTFFSPEQLATIAALVEQGGAVLLLGGKSSFGTEGFGSTPLARVLPVELLRTASYVERRFQVELTPEGRAHPAFQGVTQSWAKAPELISLMGVGEVKPGATVLMKTTDGSDLPVVVAHRYGKGKAIVVLTDCTWRWKLGMAEGQVQDDLQTLFWRQLVTWLMPEEQAEKERRAVQVVADKLSYELNEPVNLTVTAVDAEGRTAPNAKVVCHIYAPDGKVSERAGTRPKDGATAGVPDAFTASFLPHVGGKYKVVVTAQADGADLGRDQITVLVGDTSIEMNETDPNRDLLKRLASSGAGRYYEAVEAAKIADDMAFHTKQHTWTEKREVWNKWWVFLTFLGLMTGEWVLRRRRQLE